In Drosophila santomea strain STO CAGO 1482 chromosome 2L, Prin_Dsan_1.1, whole genome shotgun sequence, a single window of DNA contains:
- the LOC120455927 gene encoding uncharacterized protein LOC120455927, whose amino-acid sequence MVKEPIPEVDMRLVAKNAEAHRRGILGFAPRIGLLTVDYDDLNRIDNFYLESQRYRDYYRDPHNTLHKPPRFRQHHGKCGIKLDTSVQHLTRPIRWVKERQPVIYPSSKDTAMMVGIPVSSMVIGHYDKSTSASFLR is encoded by the coding sequence ATGGTAAAGGAACCCATTCCCGAAGTAGACATGAGGCTGGTGGCCAAAAATGCGGAGGCTCATCGGCGGGGCATTTTGGGCTTTGCTCCTCGGATTGGATTGCTCACTGTCGACTACGACGACCTGAACAGGATCGACAACTTTTATCTGGAGAGCCAGAGGTACCGAGACTATTACCGCGACCCGCACAACACACTGCACAAGCCGCCACGTTTTCGGCAACATCATGGAAAGTGCGGCATCAAACTGGACACCAGTGTGCAGCACTTGACCCGGCCCATCCGTTGGGTCAAGGAGCGACAGCCAGTCATATATCCTTCTTCAAAGGACACTGCCATGATGGTGGGCATACCAGTTTCATCAATGGTAATAGGCCACTACGACAAGTCCACGAGTGCCTCTTTTCTTCGTTAG